The Dasypus novemcinctus isolate mDasNov1 chromosome 2, mDasNov1.1.hap2, whole genome shotgun sequence genome includes a region encoding these proteins:
- the PCDH1 gene encoding protocadherin-1 isoform X1 yields the protein MGPLRPSPGPGGRRVPLPPVLLALVLLLAPAPGLATQVVYKVPEEQPPNTLIGSLAADYGFPDVGHLYKLEVGAPYLRVDGKTGDIFTTETSIDREGLRECQNQLPGEPCILEFEVSITDLVQNGSPRLLEGQIEVQDINDNTPNFASPVITLAIPENTNIGSLFPIPLASDRDAGPNGVASYELQAGPEAQELFGLQVAEDQEEKQPQLIVMGNLDRERWDSYDLTIKVQDGGNPPRASSALLRVTVLDTNDNAPKFERPSYEAELSENSPIGHSVIQVKANDSDQGANAEIDYTFHQAPEVVRRLLRLDRNTGLITVQGPVDREELSTLRFSVLAKDRGANPKSARAQVVVTVKDMNDNAPTIEIRGIGLVTHQDGMANISEDVAEETAVALVQVSDRDEGENAAVTCVVAGDVPFQLRQASETGSDSKKKYFLQTTTPLDYEKVKDYTIEIVAVDSGNPPLSSTNSLKVQVVDVNDNAPVFTQSVTEVAFPENNKPGEVVAEVTASDADSGSNAELVYSLEPEPAAKGLFTISPETGEIRVKTSLDREQRDSYELKVVAADRGSPSLQGTATVLVNVLDCNDNDPKFMLSGYNFSVMENMPALSPVGMVTVIDGDKGENARVQLSVEQDNGDFVIQNGTGTILSSLSFDREQQSTYTFQLKAVDGGVPPRSAYVGVTINVLDENDNAPFITAPSNASHRLLTPQTRLGETVSQVTAEDIDSGVNAELTYSITGGNPYGLFQIGPHSGAITLEKEIERRHHGLHRLVVKVSDRGKPPRYGTALVHLYVNETLANRTLLETLLGHSLDTPLDIDIAGDPEYERSKQRGNILFGVVAGVVAVALLIALAVLVRYCRQREAKSGYQAGKKETKDLYAPKPSGKASKGNKSRGKKSKSPKPVKPVEDEDEAGLQKSLKFNLMSDASGDSPRIHLPLNYPPGSPDLGRHYRSNSPLPSIQLQPQSPSASKKHQVVQDLPPANTFVGTGDTTSTGSEQYSDYSYRTNPPKYPSKQLPHRRVTFSATSQAQELQDPSQHSYYDSGLEESETPSSKSSSGPRLGPLALPEDHYERTTPDGSIGEMEHPENDLRPLPDVAMTGTCTRECSEFGHSDTCWMPGQSSPSRRTKSSALKLSTFVPYQDRGGQEPAGTGSPSPPEDRNTKTAPVRLLPSYSAFSHSSHDSCKDSATLEEIPLTQTSDFPPAATPASAQTAKREIYL from the exons ATGGGGCCTCTGaggcccagcccagggcctgggggACGACGGGTACCGCTGCCCCCTGTACTGCTGGCGCTGGTGCTCCTGCTGGCTCCTGCCCCGGGCCTCGCCACTCAGGTAGTGTACAAGGTGCCGGAGGAACAGCCGCCCAACACCCTCATCGGGAGCCTTGCGGCCGACTACGGCTTTCCGGACGTGGGCCATCTGTACAAACTAGAGGTGGGCGCCCCATACCTGCGGGTGGACGGCAAGACAGGTGACATCTTCACCACCGAAACCTCCATTGACCGGGAGGGGCTCCGCGAATGCCAGAACCAGCTCCCTGGAGAGCCCTGCATCCTGGAGTTTGAGGTATCTATCACGGACCTCGTGCAAAACGGCAGCCCCCGGCTGCTCGAGGGCCAGATAGAGGTACAGGACATCAATGACAACACGCCCAACTTCGCCTCGCCTGTCATCACGCTGGCCATCCCCGAGAACACCAACATCGGCTCACTCTTCCCCATCCCGCTGGCTTCGGACCGCGATGCCGGCCCCAACGGCGTGGCATCCTATGAGCTTCAGGCTGGGCCCGAGGCCCAGGAGCTGTTTGGGCTGCAGGTGGCAGAGGACCAGGAGGAGAAGCAGCCGCAGCTCATCGTGATGGGCAACCTGGACCGTGAGCGCTGGGACTCCTATGACCTCACCATCAAGGTGCAGGATGGCGGTAACCCCCCACGCGCCAGCAGTGCCCTGCTGCGTGTCACCGTGCTTGACACCAATGACAATGCCCCCAAGTTCGAGCGGCCCTCCTATGAAGCCGAGCTGTCTGAGAATAGCCCCATCGGCCACTCTGTCATCCAG GTGAAAGCCAATGATTCGGACCAAGGTGCCAACGCCGAGATCGACTACACATTCCACCAGGCGCCCGAAGTGGTGAGGCGTCTTCTGCGACTGGACCGGAACACTGGACTGATCACCGTGCAGGGCCCCGTGGACCGTGAGGAACTCAGCACCCTGCGCTTCTCGGTGCTCGCCAAGGACCGAGGTGCCAACCCCAAGAGTGCCCGGGCACAGGTGGTCGTGACTGTGAAGGACATGAATGACAACGCCCCCACCATTGAGATCCGGGGCATAGGGCTGGTGACCCATCAAGACGGGATGGCTAACATCTCAGAGGATGTGGCAGAGGAGACAGCTGTGGCTCTGGTACAGGTGTCTGACCGAGACGAAGGAGAGAATGCAGCCGTCACCTGTGTGGTGGCAGGTGATGTCCCCTTCCAGCTACGCCAGGCAAGCGAGACGGGCAGTGATAGCAAGAAGAAGTACTTCCTGCAGACAACCACCCCACTCGACTACGAGAAGGTCAAAGACTATACCATCGAGATTGTGGCCGTGGACTCCGGCAACCCCCCACTCTCTAGTACCAACTCCCTCAAGGTGCAGGTGGTGGACGTCAACGACAATGCCCCTGTCTTCACCCAGAGCGTCACGGAGGTTGCCTTCCCAGAAAACAACAAGCCTGGGGAGGTGGTTGCCGAGGTCACTGCCAGCGATGCCGACTCCGGCTCCAATGCTGAGCTGGTCTACTCTCTGGAGCCTGAGCCAGCTGCCAAGGGCCTCTTCACCATCTCACCTGAAACTGGAGAGATCCGGGTGAAGACGTCCCTCGATCGGGAACAGCGGGACAGCTATGAGTTGAAGGTGGTGGCAGCCGACCGGGGCAGCCCCAGCCTCCAGGGCACAGCCACCGTCCTGGTCAATGTGCTGGACTGCAACGACAATGATCCCAAGTTTATGCTGAGTGGCTACAACTTCTCAGTGATGGAGAACATGCCAGCGCTGAGTCCGGTGGGCATGGTGACTGTCATTGATGGGGACAAAGGGGAGAATGCCCGGGTGCAGCTCTCAGTGGAGCAGGACAACGGTGACTTTGTTATCCAGAATGGCACAGGCACTATCCTCTCCAGCCTGAGCTTTGATCGGGAGCAGCAGAGCACCTACACCTTCCAGCTGAAGGCGGTGGACGGTGGTGTCCCACCTCGCTCAGCATACGTTGGCGTCACCATCAATGTGCTGGATGAGAATGACAACGCACCCTTTATCACTGCCCCCTCCAATGCCTCCCACCGGCTACTCACCCCTCAGACACGCCTTGGTGAGACGGTCAGCCAGGTGACCGCCGAGGACATTGACTCTGGTGTCAATGCTGAGCTCACCTACAGTATCACTGGTGGCAACCCTTACGGACTCTTCCAGATTGGGCCGCATTCAGGCGCCATCACACTGGAGAAGGAGATTGAGCGGCGCCACCATGGGCTGCACCGCCTGGTGGTGAAGGTCAGTGACCGTGGCAAGCCCCCGCGCTATGGCACGGCCTTGGTCCACCTTTATGTCAACGAGACCCTGGCCAACCGCACCTTGCTGGAGACCCTGCTGGGCCACAGCCTGGACACACCACTGGACATCGACATTGCTGGGGACCCAGAGTACGAGCGCTCCAAGCAGCGTGGCAACATCCTCTTTGGTGTGGTGGCTGGCGTGGTGGCCGTGGCCTTGCTCATCGCCCTGGCGGTGCTCGTGCGTTACTGCCGCCAGCGGGAGGCCAAGAGTGGCTACCAGGCTGGTAAGAAGGAGACCAAGGACCTGTACGCCCCCAAGCCCAGCGGCAAGGCCTCCAAGGGAAACAAGAGCAGGGGCAAGAAGAGCAAGTCTCCGAAGCCTGTGAAGCCAGTGGAGGACGAGGACGAGGCCGGGCTGCAGAAGTCCCTCAAGTTCAACTTGATGAGCGATGCCTCTGGGGATAGCCCCCGCATCCACCTGCCCCTCAACTACCCACCAGGCAGCCCCGACCTGGGCCGCCACTACCGTTCTAACTCCCCACTGCCTTCCATCCAGCTGCAGCCCCAGTCACCCTCAGCCTCCAAGAAGCACCAGGTGGTGCAGGACCTGCCGCCTGCCAACACTTTCGTGGGCACCGGGGACACCACGTCCACGGGCTCTGAGCAGTACTCCGACTACAGCTACCGCACCAACCCCCCCAAATACCCCAGCAAGCAG TTACCTCACCGCCGTGTCACCTTCTCGGCCACCAGCCAGGCCCAGGAGCTGCAGGACCCATCCCAGCATAGTTACTATGACAGTGGCCTGGAGGAGTCGGAGACACCATCCAGCAAGTCGTCCTCGGGGCCCCGGCTCGGGCCTCTGGCCCTGCCTGAGGATCACTACGAGCGCACAACCCCTGATGGCAGCATAGGAGAGATGGAGCACCCCGAGAACG ATCTGCGCCCACTGCCTGACGTCGCCATGACGGGCACATGTACCCGGGAGTGCAGTGAGTTTGGCCACTCCGACACGTGCTGGATGCCTGGCCAGTCATCTCCCAGCCGCCGGACCAAGAGCAGCGCCCTCAAACTCTCCACCTTCGTGCCTTACCAGGACCGAGGAGGGCAGGAGCCTGCGGGCACCGGCAGCCCCAGCCCCCCGGAAGACCGGAACACCAAAACGGCCCCCGTGCGCCTCCTGCCCTCCTACAGTGCCTTCTCCCACAGTAGCCATGATTCCTGCAAGGACTCGGCCACCTTGGAGGAAATCCCCCTGACCCAGACCTCGGACTTCCCACCTGCAGCCACACCGGCATCCGCCCAGACGGCCAAGCGGGAGATCTACCTGTGA
- the PCDH1 gene encoding protocadherin-1 isoform X2, whose product MGPLRPSPGPGGRRVPLPPVLLALVLLLAPAPGLATQVVYKVPEEQPPNTLIGSLAADYGFPDVGHLYKLEVGAPYLRVDGKTGDIFTTETSIDREGLRECQNQLPGEPCILEFEVSITDLVQNGSPRLLEGQIEVQDINDNTPNFASPVITLAIPENTNIGSLFPIPLASDRDAGPNGVASYELQAGPEAQELFGLQVAEDQEEKQPQLIVMGNLDRERWDSYDLTIKVQDGGNPPRASSALLRVTVLDTNDNAPKFERPSYEAELSENSPIGHSVIQVKANDSDQGANAEIDYTFHQAPEVVRRLLRLDRNTGLITVQGPVDREELSTLRFSVLAKDRGANPKSARAQVVVTVKDMNDNAPTIEIRGIGLVTHQDGMANISEDVAEETAVALVQVSDRDEGENAAVTCVVAGDVPFQLRQASETGSDSKKKYFLQTTTPLDYEKVKDYTIEIVAVDSGNPPLSSTNSLKVQVVDVNDNAPVFTQSVTEVAFPENNKPGEVVAEVTASDADSGSNAELVYSLEPEPAAKGLFTISPETGEIRVKTSLDREQRDSYELKVVAADRGSPSLQGTATVLVNVLDCNDNDPKFMLSGYNFSVMENMPALSPVGMVTVIDGDKGENARVQLSVEQDNGDFVIQNGTGTILSSLSFDREQQSTYTFQLKAVDGGVPPRSAYVGVTINVLDENDNAPFITAPSNASHRLLTPQTRLGETVSQVTAEDIDSGVNAELTYSITGGNPYGLFQIGPHSGAITLEKEIERRHHGLHRLVVKVSDRGKPPRYGTALVHLYVNETLANRTLLETLLGHSLDTPLDIDIAGDPEYERSKQRGNILFGVVAGVVAVALLIALAVLVRYCRQREAKSGYQAGKKETKDLYAPKPSGKASKGNKSRGKKSKSPKPVKPVEDEDEAGLQKSLKFNLMSDASGDSPRIHLPLNYPPGSPDLGRHYRSNSPLPSIQLQPQSPSASKKHQVVQDLPPANTFVGTGDTTSTGSEQYSDYSYRTNPPKYPSKQLPHRRVTFSATSQAQELQDPSQHSYYDSGLEESETPSSKSSSGPRLGPLALPEDHYERTTPDGSIGEMEHPENEPAGRSRP is encoded by the exons ATGGGGCCTCTGaggcccagcccagggcctgggggACGACGGGTACCGCTGCCCCCTGTACTGCTGGCGCTGGTGCTCCTGCTGGCTCCTGCCCCGGGCCTCGCCACTCAGGTAGTGTACAAGGTGCCGGAGGAACAGCCGCCCAACACCCTCATCGGGAGCCTTGCGGCCGACTACGGCTTTCCGGACGTGGGCCATCTGTACAAACTAGAGGTGGGCGCCCCATACCTGCGGGTGGACGGCAAGACAGGTGACATCTTCACCACCGAAACCTCCATTGACCGGGAGGGGCTCCGCGAATGCCAGAACCAGCTCCCTGGAGAGCCCTGCATCCTGGAGTTTGAGGTATCTATCACGGACCTCGTGCAAAACGGCAGCCCCCGGCTGCTCGAGGGCCAGATAGAGGTACAGGACATCAATGACAACACGCCCAACTTCGCCTCGCCTGTCATCACGCTGGCCATCCCCGAGAACACCAACATCGGCTCACTCTTCCCCATCCCGCTGGCTTCGGACCGCGATGCCGGCCCCAACGGCGTGGCATCCTATGAGCTTCAGGCTGGGCCCGAGGCCCAGGAGCTGTTTGGGCTGCAGGTGGCAGAGGACCAGGAGGAGAAGCAGCCGCAGCTCATCGTGATGGGCAACCTGGACCGTGAGCGCTGGGACTCCTATGACCTCACCATCAAGGTGCAGGATGGCGGTAACCCCCCACGCGCCAGCAGTGCCCTGCTGCGTGTCACCGTGCTTGACACCAATGACAATGCCCCCAAGTTCGAGCGGCCCTCCTATGAAGCCGAGCTGTCTGAGAATAGCCCCATCGGCCACTCTGTCATCCAG GTGAAAGCCAATGATTCGGACCAAGGTGCCAACGCCGAGATCGACTACACATTCCACCAGGCGCCCGAAGTGGTGAGGCGTCTTCTGCGACTGGACCGGAACACTGGACTGATCACCGTGCAGGGCCCCGTGGACCGTGAGGAACTCAGCACCCTGCGCTTCTCGGTGCTCGCCAAGGACCGAGGTGCCAACCCCAAGAGTGCCCGGGCACAGGTGGTCGTGACTGTGAAGGACATGAATGACAACGCCCCCACCATTGAGATCCGGGGCATAGGGCTGGTGACCCATCAAGACGGGATGGCTAACATCTCAGAGGATGTGGCAGAGGAGACAGCTGTGGCTCTGGTACAGGTGTCTGACCGAGACGAAGGAGAGAATGCAGCCGTCACCTGTGTGGTGGCAGGTGATGTCCCCTTCCAGCTACGCCAGGCAAGCGAGACGGGCAGTGATAGCAAGAAGAAGTACTTCCTGCAGACAACCACCCCACTCGACTACGAGAAGGTCAAAGACTATACCATCGAGATTGTGGCCGTGGACTCCGGCAACCCCCCACTCTCTAGTACCAACTCCCTCAAGGTGCAGGTGGTGGACGTCAACGACAATGCCCCTGTCTTCACCCAGAGCGTCACGGAGGTTGCCTTCCCAGAAAACAACAAGCCTGGGGAGGTGGTTGCCGAGGTCACTGCCAGCGATGCCGACTCCGGCTCCAATGCTGAGCTGGTCTACTCTCTGGAGCCTGAGCCAGCTGCCAAGGGCCTCTTCACCATCTCACCTGAAACTGGAGAGATCCGGGTGAAGACGTCCCTCGATCGGGAACAGCGGGACAGCTATGAGTTGAAGGTGGTGGCAGCCGACCGGGGCAGCCCCAGCCTCCAGGGCACAGCCACCGTCCTGGTCAATGTGCTGGACTGCAACGACAATGATCCCAAGTTTATGCTGAGTGGCTACAACTTCTCAGTGATGGAGAACATGCCAGCGCTGAGTCCGGTGGGCATGGTGACTGTCATTGATGGGGACAAAGGGGAGAATGCCCGGGTGCAGCTCTCAGTGGAGCAGGACAACGGTGACTTTGTTATCCAGAATGGCACAGGCACTATCCTCTCCAGCCTGAGCTTTGATCGGGAGCAGCAGAGCACCTACACCTTCCAGCTGAAGGCGGTGGACGGTGGTGTCCCACCTCGCTCAGCATACGTTGGCGTCACCATCAATGTGCTGGATGAGAATGACAACGCACCCTTTATCACTGCCCCCTCCAATGCCTCCCACCGGCTACTCACCCCTCAGACACGCCTTGGTGAGACGGTCAGCCAGGTGACCGCCGAGGACATTGACTCTGGTGTCAATGCTGAGCTCACCTACAGTATCACTGGTGGCAACCCTTACGGACTCTTCCAGATTGGGCCGCATTCAGGCGCCATCACACTGGAGAAGGAGATTGAGCGGCGCCACCATGGGCTGCACCGCCTGGTGGTGAAGGTCAGTGACCGTGGCAAGCCCCCGCGCTATGGCACGGCCTTGGTCCACCTTTATGTCAACGAGACCCTGGCCAACCGCACCTTGCTGGAGACCCTGCTGGGCCACAGCCTGGACACACCACTGGACATCGACATTGCTGGGGACCCAGAGTACGAGCGCTCCAAGCAGCGTGGCAACATCCTCTTTGGTGTGGTGGCTGGCGTGGTGGCCGTGGCCTTGCTCATCGCCCTGGCGGTGCTCGTGCGTTACTGCCGCCAGCGGGAGGCCAAGAGTGGCTACCAGGCTGGTAAGAAGGAGACCAAGGACCTGTACGCCCCCAAGCCCAGCGGCAAGGCCTCCAAGGGAAACAAGAGCAGGGGCAAGAAGAGCAAGTCTCCGAAGCCTGTGAAGCCAGTGGAGGACGAGGACGAGGCCGGGCTGCAGAAGTCCCTCAAGTTCAACTTGATGAGCGATGCCTCTGGGGATAGCCCCCGCATCCACCTGCCCCTCAACTACCCACCAGGCAGCCCCGACCTGGGCCGCCACTACCGTTCTAACTCCCCACTGCCTTCCATCCAGCTGCAGCCCCAGTCACCCTCAGCCTCCAAGAAGCACCAGGTGGTGCAGGACCTGCCGCCTGCCAACACTTTCGTGGGCACCGGGGACACCACGTCCACGGGCTCTGAGCAGTACTCCGACTACAGCTACCGCACCAACCCCCCCAAATACCCCAGCAAGCAG TTACCTCACCGCCGTGTCACCTTCTCGGCCACCAGCCAGGCCCAGGAGCTGCAGGACCCATCCCAGCATAGTTACTATGACAGTGGCCTGGAGGAGTCGGAGACACCATCCAGCAAGTCGTCCTCGGGGCCCCGGCTCGGGCCTCTGGCCCTGCCTGAGGATCACTACGAGCGCACAACCCCTGATGGCAGCATAGGAGAGATGGAGCACCCCGAGAACG AGCCGGCTGGCCGGAGCAGGCCCTGA